The window GTCTTCTCCACTCCCGTAGCCTCAATTACCACCCATATGTAATTCTCCCAATCTTTTATCCCCAGCCTCAGTCTCCAGTCTACCCCCCAGCAGTGTTTGGACCACATGACcactctgcttaaaaccctccggAGACCCCACCATGATGGTCCTCTGAATAAACTACAGATCCCTTCACATTTCACAGAAGCCTTTGCAAGACCTGGCTCCTGCTTACCTCTCTCCAGAGCTTGACAGAACAACTTATAATTCTTCAAATATGTCTCCTGATCTTTTGCAGGGCTGTCTTTATACATGGAATGCtttcctcccctttttttcctaCCACGTCCTCCTTGTGGTTCAGATCTTGGTTTAGCAGTCCATTTCCTCCAGAGAACCTTCCCTGACTACCTGAGAGCATGCAGGAGCTACAGTCCAGATGGCCTCATGACTGCCTGTATTTAACCTTGATGGTAGCACCCAACACATGGGGACTGTCAGACTCCCAGATTGTGAGCTCCCCGGGGCAGGCCAAACCACTTGCCCACTATTGTACCATGTGCTCTAGCATATCTAGCACAGGTTAAGTGCCAAGCACATGTCTGTGGGTCAGAGGGTCTGGTGGATGGCCTGGCTGGCCCTGTGCACATTTCATACTTGTCTCCCAGGGTTCCAAGAGCAAAGAAACGCTGCTCACTCAGCCAGGAAATCCCAGGAACAGTGACAGGGGACCCCTCTGCCTTCATATCTggatgctctttctctttccccacccctatCACCCATATTTTGTCATTCCTTACCTttactctcccttcctcccaaacACTCTGCCAGGTGCCCTATAACAAGTCACTTTCCAGGatccttcctgcctcttttgATCTGTTGGCAGTGGAAAGAAAACTGGCCAGTTTGTGTCCTACCTCTGCCACCGAcaagctgtatgaccttgggttaAGACCCttggcttctctgagcctgtttcctcatttgtaaaatatagtgaGAACCCCACCTTTCATAAATCTTAGATCAGCGTTATTCATCTTAAATAATGACATGCTAAATCTAAGTTCATGAGGGCAGGAATCCACTGTTTCCACAAATACATTTTGAGCTTTTACTACATGCTAGTCATGGCTCTAGGCATGAAAATACCCAAGGAAACAAAGTGCTTTCCCTCATGTGGAGTCTGGGAGAGCACtcaaaaaatggatgaaagctgCGAAGAAAAACCGAGCGAGGGAAGGGGCTAGCACTCGACAAGGACTCTCCATCATGCCTGTCTGCAGTGCCCAGCACCTGGAGATTGGAGCTGCTGAGAACACACTCTACGGAGTTCAGCTCCAGGACAGGGCTGCAGGGCGCCGGCATCCTGGCCTGGGACCCTTCTGTGCCAGGCGATGGCGCCAGAGAGCGCAGGAGCTGGGCTCCGTGGGCGCGCCCCgcggaccgcccccccccccgccccccgcccccgcagcagCCTGGCAGCCCACCTTCATGCGGCTGTAGACGGTGGAGACAGGCGTGACGCGGTGGTGCTGGTGGGAGCCCAGCAGGCCGCAGAGGCCACAGATGAGCTCCTGGTCCCTCTCACAGAAGAGGCTGAGCGGGTTCCGGTGGTGCTGGCAGACCTTGGGCTCCGGGTCCCCGGGGAGCTGTAGAGCTTCAATCACCCTCGCCAGAGAGACGTTGGGCGGGGAGCTGCTGCTATCCACCTCCTGCCGGCACACTGGGCAGCGGAGCTCCGAGTCCAGGTGGTGGGACAGGTTCACCAGGCAGCCCTTGCAGTAGGAGTGGCCGCACTGCAGCATCATGGGCTCCTTGAAGACCTCCAGGCAGATGGGGCACTGAAGGCGGTCCTCCAGCTCGGGCACGCTCACCTGCCACGCCATCCACGGTGCCGGCTAGAACACAGGGCAGCTTTCTCAAGTCTGCTCCCTCCACACTGTGCCCCCAATCCCCCTGCCAAGTGCCACTGGGAAGTTAAGAGTGCCTTAGGGTCTCCAGTCCTGGATTCCAATCCCAGTGCCTATGACCTTGGGCCTATTtcctatctttattttctttttatttttgagatcatgacctgagccaaagttggacacttaaccgactgagccacccaggcgcccctttcctatctttaaaataaagggcTTAATTGGGGGAGAATCACTTGTAGATACAGGATTCTACATTTTTCACCCCAATTTGTAGGTAAACACAAAAGGGGCCGTCTGCTGGGTCATCTGGAGTGACACCAACAATGTGCCCTCCAGCCGCAGTAGGCGTACTGACtcagaactggacagcaaaaacaagcaaaggtCCTTCCCACCTTCTAGATCAGTTCTCAAAACTGGCGAGCAACTGTTGGAAGCACAATAACAACCGATTCCTGCGTCAGCCCCTCACACATATTCAGTGAgccccagaaatctgcatttacaataccaccctccctccccaaggTCATTCTAAAGCAGAGAGTGCCGTCTTAACAACACTGTTCTGGAGACTCGGAGACCGAGGAGGGTGACCTCCTAAATTCGCGCCCACTCCCTGTGCAAAATGATCGGCACTGAGAGACGAGAAGCACCGGGTGCAGGTTGGCCGCGGACCCAGGGAGGGCCCCCACAACGAACTACCTGCTTTCCCACAATCCACTGAGACGCTCGCTGGATCCACTCtaccttctcttctccccaggcTGGGTCAGAGGCACTAAGAGATGTGGGGATTGTAGCTGACCGCCTACTCcaccctttgtctctgcccctttcctcctcccctttcccagcAACACTCCTAGGTCCTCAAGGTCACCCGGAATCAGGTGGAAACTGGGCCACATCACGAGACGGAGGAGGCAGCCTCCTTCGGCTGGCAACGTTGATAATTGCAACATTCGGGCGCTCACCTTGGCCACGCTTCGGGGAAgcgggggagacagaggagcggTCCCCCAGCCACACCTTACAGACCCCAAACAGGAGTGGATTCGTGTTTTGACACAACTCTttctgaatctattttttttttgaagacatttttatttattcaacttctTGAGACAGGACCTCTATAGAGTACGCATATCTTAACTATACACTTAATGTACACATTTCACACATTTACTCACCCTCGAGATCAACACACAGAATGTTTCCAGCACCCGGAAGACACTATGTGCTCTCCAGTCAGAAGCCCCTGGCAAGGATAGCTATTCCCCTAACTCTTGTCATCGTAGATTTATATAGCTTTATTTTGacattcaaataaacaaaattatctaGGTTGTGCTCTTTCGGGTCTCACTTCCAATACAATTGAATACCATTAATACTATTACTCAATACCATTGAATTGGGAACCTTTTTATACAAAGCCTTTCAAAGGTTTAGGAGttcaatggctttttttttttttaaagctaatttacttattttgagagagtgtgcacatgcaaataggggaggggcagaaagagagaggaagagagagaatcccaagcaggctccacgctgtcagcacaaagcccaatgtggggctcgatcccaccaaccgtgagatcatgacctgaacctgaagtcaagagtcagatacttcaccgactgagccacccgggtgtccctaaCGACATTTCTTTATGCAGTTAATAAATATTACAGTCAGAAAACGCTATGCATATCATGGAGGTGGgataaaaaaattactgatttgaaaaggaagagatggaagCAGGTCTCCAGGAGTGTTAAGAAACAAGgagctcaaggggcgcctgggtggctcagctggttgagcgtctgactacTGATTTCAGTtcaagacatgatctcatggttcatgagttcaagtcccgagtcaggctctctgtgctcagtgcagagcctgctcgggattctctctctctcaaaataaagaaacactaaaaaaaagaaaggaaagaaccaaGGAGCTCTGGACCAGTAAGACACAACTCCCAGAGACCTAAGCATCCCTGTCTGCCAGTAGGGGCCATCTCTACCCCATTACAAGCAAGACCAAAGTCTGGCACAGGCATGTTGAAGGCTAATTTGATttgttaattcaacaaacatttatggagcacctgatATGTGTCAAGCAGCAAGCTGAGCGTTAGGGAAACATCAGGGAACAAGACAGATGAGGTTTTTGTCCTTTCAAAATTTGTAATATAACCGTAGTAGGAGTGAGGTAGGATCATCAACAAGAAAACATCATAGTATTTAATGTGATGCGAGAAGGAAACAATGTGCTGAGAAAGAATGGCAGGAGGGAATAGGTTGTTTGAGGGACAGAAAGGCCACAAACAAGGACGGGAGAGAGGCCTCTGCAAGCAGAGTGTGGCCCCCTGGCCAATTCCCAGCAAGGATGTGGGGACCTCAGGTGTAGAGCCGCAAGGATCTAGGTTTACCAACATGAATGAGCTTTAGATTCTTTAGAAAGGGGCAGCGCAGTGTCTTTGAGGATGGACGGTTGAGACCCGAAGGATACAAACATGCCAACTGCCTGAAAAACTACAAGAGGGCAGACCAGGCCTGGGCAGCAtatgcaaaggctctgaggctaGAAAGAGCCCAGTATTTAGGAGATACACTAGAGAAAATCTGAGTAGCTGGAGCGTAGTGAGAGGGAACACCAGGAGAACAGGTCAGAGGGGCTGGCAGAGAGGGCCCTGGAGCAGGGCAAAGGTTCAGATTGAATTTCAAGGGCAGTGGGAGCTATAGGAGGATTTTAAGGCAAAGGAATATCatctgacatatttttaaaagaccactcCGGCCACTTGTAGATAATGGATCAGAGTAACTTTAGCGCCTGAGTGGATGGATCGTGAAGGCTGATAAGGAAAAGATCAAGGTAAAATGTACCTgggaaatctagagtcagatgcccaaGGACACCTGAGTAGCAGTGGTCTGCAGACTTCAGCAAACAACAGAATTACTCGGGGTGCTTGTGAAAATACAGACTTCTGGGCTCTAGcctgagtttctgattcaggagcACAGGGATAGgctcaagaatttgcatttttaacaagtttccaGACAAcactgctgctggtctggggactacactttgagaaccaccgaAAAAGGCAATTGAGCACAGGAGCCTGGAGGTCTAGTGTGCAGGGGAGGCCTTAGGCTGGCCAGGTATATACCACCTGTTTACATCACATATTTAAACTTGTGGGAATGGCTGGGATCTCTCTGGGATTAGAACAGAgaagggctggggcgcctgggtgactcagtcggttaagtatcagacttcggcccaggtcacaatcacacagttcatgggtttgagccacgcactcgactctgtactgacaactcagagcctcgagcctgcttcggatcctgtctccttctctctctcccaaaagtaaataaacattaaaaaataagaagaacagagaagggctggggcacctgagtggttcagtcagttaagcatctgcctttggctcaggtcaggatttcacggttcatgagttcgagccccacatcagactctttgCTGATTCAGATCAGACTCTCTGCTgagcagagcctgattcagatcctctgtcccccacccccaccccctccccagcttgtgtgctctctcacacattctctctcaaaatcaaaagaaaaaaaaaaaaaaacttaaaaacagggAAGGGCAAGGGTCCAAGGATAGGGCCCTGAGGTTGTTACTGTATACAGGTCAAGAAGATGActgagaagagacagacagacagacagacagacaggaagaaaatcagaatatGGAAGCAGATCCATTTGACCCTGAACACTAGAGAACTTTCTCAGGCAAGAATCAGGAAGACTGAAAAGATTCGGCATGCTGTTGCTAACTCCAATGTGTAGAAAGGCCACGAACAAGGACGGGAGAGAGGCCTCTGTGAGTGGAGTGTGGCCCCCTGGCCAATTTACAGCAAGGATGTGGGGACCTCAGGTGTAGAACCGCAAGGATCTAGGTTTACCAACATGGATGAGCTTtagattcttccccagagcctgtATTAAGGCTGAGGCCTTGATTTTAGTTCATTGAGACTGGCTGGTGTCTCTGACCTACAAAATTTATGACAAATACATGAAATCATAAATATCTGTGGCTCAGAACAGCTAAATCTGTAGTAATCGATGGTGACGATAGGAAACTGATACAGAAGAGgacaaaaagcatttattttttttttcaacgtttatttatttttggtacagagagagacagagcatgaatgggggagggtcagagagagagggagacacagaatctgaaacaggctccaggctctgagctgtcagcacagagcccaacatggggcttgaactcacggattgtgagatcatgacctgagccgaagtcggccgcttaaccgactgagccacccaggcgcccccccaaaaaaattttttaatgcttatttttgagagagagagagagaaaagagtgcgagcaagggagggacagagagagggagaggcacagactccaaagcaggctccaggctctgagctgtcagcacagaggcccacacggggctcaaacccacaaatggtgagatcatgacctgagccgaacgaagtccgacgcttaaccaactggccacccaggcaccccaacaattctttttgagaagtcGAGAAGACTAGGCATGGGACCACCTGCAGCAGGAGTGAGATGTGGGACAAAGGTGGGGCTTGTTTAGGGCGGGTGATTTTAGGAAACATAGAAGCTGAAGAAATGATCCAATAGTCAAGGCATGATGGGTGCAGGAAAGCGGGGCCACCTCTCAAATCCTGGAGTGGGCAAGAGCTGCAGGCCCCAGGGAAAAAGCAGGAGGGGGTGACGTCAAGGGCCATTCGTGCtttgcaccccccgcccccgccaccggGGAGCAGGTATGGATTCTGTGGATTTAGTGACCGCAACGTGAAGGACAACGTTGCCTTGTTCTCTGACGAACGAGGCAGTTTGACTTGAAAGGCCTGTCTGCGTCTACATTTCTCTAGCACGAAAAGGTCGAGGAAAATTGAAAAAGTGGAGGTAACCCACTTAGCAAGGCCACACACTTCCGGTAACAGGCTGTTTCTGGAACTCCGTCCTCCCCAGCCTGCTCCCGCCTCGAGTCCCACCACAAGCCCCACCCAACCCCACCAAGTCCCGAGCCACTGCCAGTCCCGACCACCCGCGTGGCCCATCTCCCGCGCCATCCCACGCGCGCCCCCGGCGCCCCGTCTTGCCACAGGCGTCCCCTTCACGCGCCTCCTCCTGATCCACTTCTCCCCGCCAAGGGGCTCCATCTCTCCCAGCGCGGCACCGCCCCATCTTCTATTATGCTCGCACACATCCGGCTCCGGGAGTCCCTGTCACGTGCCCATCAAGTTCCGCGCATGCCCTCCACCTGCCCGGTCACGCCCCACGCGTCACTTTCACGAGCCTGGTCCCGCCCCGCGTGTTCCCGCCACGTGCCCCATCAGGCGCCACACTGCCCCATCACGTGTCGCACGTCCCATCACGTGATCCGCCATGCACCACCGGAGGCCCCAGGGCAGTTGGCAGCTGTTGGTGCGTAACGTTGAGCGCCTCCTCGCGGCCCCCGGACGCCACTGGCGGGAGCGGGCGGCGGGGTATAAAGGGGGTGGCTGGGCCACCGCCAGGTGGAGAACGAGGGGTTGAGGGCTCGTGCGCGTCGGCAGGCCACGTGGCGATGGGGCGCAGCGCGCAGAACCCGGGGGCCCTGCAAGGGGACAACGCTTCCGGCCAGGTGAGAGGCTGGGCTTTGGGGAGCCACGGGCAGGGGGTGCCTGAGTCGGGGTGCAGGCGGGGCGCTCTGAGGTTTTGTGTTTCTCCCCGCAAGTCTCCATACCAGAGGTTAAGTCGGAGGATGCGGGACATTTCCGGGGACCGGGGCGTGTTGAAGGATGTCATCCGAGAGGGTGCTGGAGAGCTGGTGACACCCGATGCTTCCGTGCTAGGTACCATCATCTGCCACCCAGCAGGAGATGTGAAAGTACCGGTCATCAAGGGTTTTCTGCATTATACCTAGAAAGGTGGGGGGGAAGGCTaggtttaaaacacacacaaaagaagggTAGACCCTGCTCGCTTTATTACAATTCGGGCTTTTTAAGGGAAAGCGAGGGAACCCATCTCCCCTTTGCATGAGGCCAGTGTAAACAAGGGACATTCTGAGGCCCTTGAACCTCACAACCAAGCTCTTGAATCTCACGGCCAAAGGGCAGGCATCTAAATGTTGACCAAAGATTTTCCTATCACTGTGGGTGGGAGGCGACTTGAGCACATcgaattccctttttttttttgtaacagagAATTGTATGGAGGGGTGCATGTTCTTGATTTTccttgtattgttttttttttcctgtcttagtGAAATATTCCGGATATCTGGAGCACATGGACAAGCCTTTTGATTCTAATTGCTTTAGGAAAACTCCTCGCTTGATGAAACTTGGAGAGGGTAAGTTGAGATTAGCAACTACAAAAGGAGGAATTGTTTGGGGAAACTGTTCAGAGCATGGAGTCCTTGAGTTGGTTTTTCTGAGACCGGGCTTTGCTACACCAATCATGGTCTTGTCCGCATTTCCCCCTGAGGCCTAGGTACTTGGGAGATGGTTTACCTGGCAAGGTTACCTTTGCATCCCGAGAACTATTGGGCTTGTTCATTTGTCAACTGGACACTTAATCAAGCAAGGGTTTAGTATCCATAATTCATgctggaaagagaagagatacTCAGATGATTAGAATATCTCCACTAACGTGGTGGAAGAGGTTGATTGCATTCACAGAATTGGATGAGGTCCTGGGAGGTATAAATAGTGTTGCGGGAGTGTTTAATGAAGCCATAATTGATTCCAGCTGGgaagatcagggaaggcttcatgaAGGAGGGAGTATGTAAAATGAGCCCTGAAGTTTGAGTAAGATTTCAGTCAGGGTAGAAGCTGGGTGTGGGGTGAGGAAGCAGGAACTTCCTTGCAGGAAGAAGGAACACGAGCAGTGATGTAGAGGCCACAGAAGTCTTGGTTTGGCAAcggtgggggtggcagggaaacaaaactgaaaagtgaGTTGGGACCACAGTGCAGAACACTCGGAGTCTGTTGTGGAAAGATCTGGactttaggaagaaagaaattgataacCTTGGATTAGGATGCTGGGCgagcttcagattctttgtccctTCTTCCAGATATTACACTTTGGGGCATGGAGCTGGGCCTTCTGAGCATGCGGAGAGGAGAGCTGGCCAGGTTTCTGTTCAAACCAGCCTATGCCTATGGAACGCTGGGCTGCCCTCCCTTGATCCCCCCAAACACTACTGTCCTGTTCGAGATTGAGCTGCTTGACTTCCTGGACTCCGCTGAGTCAGACAAGTTTTGTGCCCTTTCAGCTGTAAGTTCTGGAGCACAGATATCCATACTAACAGATAGCATGCACTAGTGTGTTTGGTAATTCCCCTACCTCGATCGTGATAGTCTGCCCCACGTCCCACCACAAGGCTCCTGTGTGGCAGTGGTAGTGGCGGCGGAGGAGTTCCCCCGCTTCCTGGTACACCTCTGAGTATGGGCAGATGTTCTAGGCCAATGCTGGGCCTTGGGTTTGTTCTGGACCCGCAGtttgaggtgattttttttagtcATCATTTGCCTCGTTTTCCCTGCAAGACCATGAACGTTGGCTTTTCAACATTAAGTTGGGTTTCTAACAAGTCAAGCATCGGTAGTGATCAGCTAGGGTGAAATATGGTTTCTCAGCCAACCCTGGATACTTGATAGCAGAAGAGAGTATTAACTAGATGGAATACCAGGACGTCAGGTGTAGATGGGGAAAGTCCCAGGCAAGTGGGAACACATGACCGCTGCCCTCATAACTCGGatgttgtcttttctttgtgGCCTCTCACTTCACCCATCCCGTGGGTGCCATATGCACTCTCAGTCCTGCTCTCCCACCCTGTATGTGTGTCCTTAGATGTCCACCCAGGTTTGTACCTGGATATGATGTCTCCCCAGCTAAGCTGTCATTGCCTCAAGGGAGGGCCCTTCCCTTTTTCTGACCTTCCCATAAAACCGGTTCTTGCAAATGCCTGGGGCCCACCTCTGGTGTACTGATTGAGAATctcagtgggggaaggggtggataGGGCCAGGACATCTGTGTTTAAAAAGAGACTTCGTGGGTGATTGACCTGTACCCAGGGCACAGCATTGTGGCCATGAAGGCCAGTAGGGCCCTGGGCAGACCAAAATCTCTTAAATGTTTGTTGGACAAATGGTGGTTGTGAGACCCACTTTCTGTTTGGCAAGTTCCATCAGTTTCTGATTCCGTGAGACCGTGCTTCTTCAGGGAGCATCTCTAGAAGGACTGAGGGAAACCAGTGTGTGGCTCTGGTGTCTACGGTGGGAGTAGTAACAATAGCAACCCCCTTTGTCTTCTGCCGGGCATCACAGAGACGACCTCTGCAGGGGCACCAGGCCCAGTGCTTGGCACCCACACAGCAGTAAGCAGAAGTGCGTCATCTGAAGCAGAAACCCTAACATCTGTAAGAACACTTGCACTGTGGTGTCACGGCTTTCAGTTTCCTTGTTGGGTGTCCTTGTCTTTTTTCCTCAGGAGCAACAAGATCAGTTTCCGCTTCAGAAGGTCCTAAAAGTGGCAGCTACTGAACGGGAGTTTGGCAACTATCTTTTCCGCCAAAGTCGTTTCTATGATGCCAAAGTGAGGTATAAACGGGTAAGGATGCTTCACAATcataaatttaggggcgcctgcctggcttaGTCATAAGGGCACGCAACTCGTGATcatggggtcatgagtttgagccccaagttgggtgtagaaattaccaaaaataataaatttttaaatttagaccCTGAaaatggtctctttttttttttttttttctttgagagagagcgtgggggcctgggggcgggggcagagagaatcttaagcaggctccgtgctcagtaaGACAtagagctcagtcccacaaccctgggatcataacctgagccaaaaccaagagtcagacattcaactgacaaagctacccaggcatccctgaaaatgtttttacaaaGTTATTGGGGTGCCtcgatggt is drawn from Leopardus geoffroyi isolate Oge1 chromosome E3, O.geoffroyi_Oge1_pat1.0, whole genome shotgun sequence and contains these coding sequences:
- the FKBP6 gene encoding inactive peptidyl-prolyl cis-trans isomerase FKBP6, giving the protein MGRSAQNPGALQGDNASGQSPYQRLSRRMRDISGDRGVLKDVIREGAGELVTPDASVLVKYSGYLEHMDKPFDSNCFRKTPRLMKLGEDITLWGMELGLLSMRRGELARFLFKPAYAYGTLGCPPLIPPNTTVLFEIELLDFLDSAESDKFCALSAEQQDQFPLQKVLKVAATEREFGNYLFRQSRFYDAKVRYKRALLLLHRRSTPPEEQHLVEAAKLLVLLNLSFTYLKLERPATALRYGEQALIIDRKNAKALFRCGQACLIMTEYQKARDFLVRAQKEQPFNHDINNELKKLASYYRDYTDKEKEMCHRMFAAYDSGSTVGEN